In Streptomyces sp. NBC_01408, one DNA window encodes the following:
- a CDS encoding bifunctional glycosyltransferase 87/phosphatase PAP2 family protein → MANAAEHSGANGHAGVIGGSGRLGAARLLLWALAGALAVRQAAAVLRVPPGEWLSGFHLPGSLPGSLYDAGQFTGTPFAGLVLKPLTGFAAPSLEVAWTCVTLLFVAAIGLVAARALPDPVPRRTALLAAPVLVALMMISLPVREAASPGQTAVLPVLLVLLAVFRVPGDRPAGFLIGLAAALQPALLLFAPLLWLSGRRPTAGAAAVTFAGATALSWAAMPRDSWTYWAEHLAGAGLGGAPDSLANQSVHGALLRLGLTGPVEILLYVALAAGIAWIGLRRAVRYARDGQLLLAVAVTGCVAVAVSPAGWRHQLLWVLLAVAGKVGKRAADRPVWPVAVVLAMTLPSAVLLPNLAALAPVRDNVLLLAALAAACAVPFLPRSSPYWREPVPTAYGRPAEARWARVPLLPFWRRVLSRPNLLLELLLIRVGYSLYSHIRAAAPTSRSLAEGNGSQILGIERALGIDIEHAVNHAVVNTPWLEAFFNFYYTSFHFVVPLAILAVLYWRRPGDYRWARASLGLATVLALVGFWLYPLAPPRLMPGLGFVDTVHGPQDLANPSYGAMTAISNQYAAMPSLHFGWSLWCGIVIVVLAPKGWQKLLGALHPLITVCAIVATANHWLLDAVGGAVVVSAGFGLVYVLSGPRGLQVSLPGQRASSTAAEAEAGTAAGPGDRVRTPARSGPA, encoded by the coding sequence GTGGCTAACGCGGCGGAGCACAGTGGTGCGAACGGACATGCCGGGGTCATAGGCGGTAGCGGCAGACTGGGGGCGGCGCGCCTGCTCCTGTGGGCGCTGGCGGGGGCCCTGGCCGTCAGACAGGCCGCCGCCGTGCTGCGCGTGCCGCCCGGAGAGTGGCTCAGCGGGTTCCACCTCCCCGGCAGCCTGCCCGGGTCGCTGTACGACGCCGGGCAGTTCACCGGCACCCCCTTCGCCGGGCTCGTCCTCAAGCCGCTGACCGGCTTCGCGGCCCCCTCCCTGGAGGTGGCCTGGACCTGCGTGACCCTGCTGTTCGTCGCCGCGATCGGGCTGGTCGCCGCGCGGGCCCTGCCCGACCCGGTCCCGCGGCGCACCGCGCTGCTGGCCGCGCCCGTGCTGGTCGCGCTGATGATGATCTCGCTGCCCGTGCGCGAGGCCGCCTCGCCGGGACAGACCGCCGTGCTGCCGGTGCTGCTGGTCCTCCTGGCCGTCTTCCGGGTGCCCGGCGACCGGCCCGCGGGCTTCCTCATCGGCCTCGCCGCGGCCCTCCAGCCCGCCCTGCTGCTCTTCGCCCCCCTGCTGTGGCTGTCCGGGCGCCGGCCGACCGCCGGGGCCGCGGCCGTGACCTTCGCCGGGGCCACCGCCCTGTCCTGGGCGGCCATGCCGCGCGACTCCTGGACGTACTGGGCCGAGCACCTGGCCGGAGCGGGCCTCGGCGGCGCGCCCGACAGCCTCGCCAACCAGTCCGTGCACGGGGCGCTGCTGCGCCTCGGCCTGACCGGACCCGTCGAGATACTGCTCTACGTCGCCCTCGCGGCCGGGATCGCCTGGATCGGCCTGCGCCGCGCCGTCCGCTACGCCCGCGACGGGCAGCTGCTGCTCGCCGTCGCCGTCACCGGCTGCGTGGCCGTCGCCGTCTCCCCGGCGGGCTGGCGCCACCAGCTGCTGTGGGTGCTGCTGGCCGTAGCGGGCAAGGTAGGCAAGCGGGCCGCCGACCGGCCCGTGTGGCCGGTGGCCGTGGTCCTGGCCATGACCCTGCCGAGCGCGGTGCTGCTGCCGAACCTGGCCGCGCTGGCCCCCGTACGCGACAACGTCCTGCTGCTCGCCGCGCTGGCGGCGGCCTGCGCCGTGCCGTTCCTGCCGCGCTCGTCGCCGTACTGGCGCGAGCCCGTGCCGACCGCGTACGGGCGCCCGGCCGAGGCCCGCTGGGCGCGGGTGCCGCTGCTGCCGTTCTGGCGGCGCGTACTGTCCCGCCCCAACCTGCTGCTGGAACTGCTGCTGATACGGGTCGGGTACTCGCTCTACTCGCACATCCGGGCCGCCGCGCCCACCAGCCGCAGCCTCGCCGAGGGCAACGGCAGCCAGATCCTCGGCATCGAGCGGGCGCTGGGCATCGACATCGAGCACGCCGTGAACCATGCCGTGGTGAACACGCCCTGGCTGGAGGCCTTCTTCAACTTCTACTACACCTCCTTCCACTTCGTCGTTCCGCTGGCGATCCTCGCCGTCCTGTACTGGCGCCGCCCCGGGGACTACCGCTGGGCCCGCGCCTCGCTCGGCCTGGCCACCGTCCTCGCCCTCGTCGGCTTCTGGCTCTACCCGCTCGCGCCGCCGCGCCTGATGCCCGGCCTCGGCTTCGTCGACACCGTGCACGGACCGCAGGACCTCGCCAACCCCTCGTACGGGGCCATGACCGCAATCTCCAACCAGTACGCGGCGATGCCCTCGCTGCACTTCGGCTGGTCGCTGTGGTGCGGCATCGTGATCGTCGTCCTCGCGCCGAAGGGCTGGCAGAAGCTCCTCGGGGCGCTGCACCCGCTGATCACGGTCTGCGCGATCGTCGCCACCGCCAACCACTGGCTGCTGGACGCGGTCGGCGGTGCGGTCGTCGTGTCGGCCGGTTTCGGGCTCGTGTACGTGCTGTCCGGGCCCCGCGGTCTGCAGGTGAGCCTTCCGGGCCAGCGGGCGTCGTCCACCGCGGCCGAAGCCGAAGCGGGGACCGCGGCCGGTCCCGGAGACAGGGTGCGC